Proteins encoded within one genomic window of Branchiostoma floridae strain S238N-H82 unplaced genomic scaffold, Bfl_VNyyK Sc7u5tJ_1561, whole genome shotgun sequence:
- the LOC118408244 gene encoding alpha-2 adrenergic receptor-like, with translation MLKPWFLFTLPLFPTVSIVVTVVGGLLTILVIWTRPALRKLVNAPLASLSCAGILYATLFSPFWIQQILNPQWEPPPALCWFLGYSNVVLGGVSVTHMLCIALQRYFKICTNSILLNATRALVIMLLLTWLVPMVSFLPLYVVEEPKVDPKLKRCSLGRSDKLWAKIPTAILVYVLPYIAALAFYTLIQNHVTKPVGNLEGVVWVGDEMSTSSDDGQKSSNCTDPSKQKSTMILVAPAPGTGQNDQGKKSPLSDEEQKGNCRIEQDKVQNMTLTAATVSDQTGQTERQQHAVPFSSSQNCNSAAERQITKMMMMLFAVYTLCFMPLTLMVFFSSKVPAEAFTVGQLLAALNGALNPIVYGVMNKNIRQGYKNTWDRVLNFIM, from the exons ATGTTGAAACCATGGTTTTTGTTCACACTACCATTGTTCCCTACAGTCAGCATCGTGGTGACTGTTGTCGGTGGCCTCCTCACCATACTGGTCATCTGGACACGTCCGGCCCTACGGAAACTGGTCAACGCGCCTCTGGCCAGTCTTAGTTGTGCAGGTATCCTCTACGCCACGTTGTTTTCCCCCTTTTGGATCCAGCAGATCCTAAACCCCCAATGGGAGCCCCCACCAGCACTGTGCTGGTTTCTAGGCTATTCCAATGTCGTGCTAGGGGGGGTGTCGGTAACCCACATGTTGTGTATCGCTCTTCAGCGTTACTTCAAGATCTGTACCAACAGTATACTTCTCAATGCCACACGTGCCCTCGTCATCATGCTCTTGCTCACATGGTTGGTCCCCATGGTTTCATTCTTGCCACTTTACGTCGTTGAAGAACCCAAAGTCGATCCAAAGCTGAAACGGTGTTCGTTGGGAAGATCTGACAAACTCTGGGCAAAGATTCCCACAGCCATTTTAGTCTACGTCCTCCCATATATTGCTGCCCTGGCCTTTTACACCCTCATCCAGAACCAT GTGACAAAGCCTGTAGGAAATCTGGAGGGTGTGGTGTGGGTGGGGGACGAAATGTCCACATCAAGTGATGACGGACAGAAAAGCAGTAACTGCACAGATCCAAGTAAACAAAAGAGCACCATGATCTTAGTCGCTCCAGCACCAGGCACTGGTCAAAACGACCAAGGCAAAAAATCTCCCTTAAGTGATGAGGAACAGAAGGGCAATTGCCGCATAGAGCAGGATAAAGTCCAAAACATGACCTTAACTGCCGCCACAGTGTCAGATCAGACAGGCCAAACTGAACGACAGCAGCACGCTGTCCCTTTCAGCAGCTCACAAAACTGCAACAGTGCTGCCGAAAGGCAGATcaccaaaatgatgatgatgctgtttGCTGTCTACACTCTGTGCTTTATGCCCTTGACCCTGATGGTGTTTTTTTCGAGTAAAGTTCCAGCCGAAGCCTTTACTGTTGGCCAGCTGTTGGCCGCATTGAATGGTGCCCTGAACCCGATCGTATACGGCGTCATGAACAAAAACATTCGCCAGGGGTACAAGAATACCTGGGACAGGGTCCTCAACTTCATAATGTGA
- the LOC118408248 gene encoding alpha-2A adrenergic receptor-like: protein MATAGEYVVIVINGISIVVTVVGGLLTILVIWTRPALRKLVNAPLASLSCADILFATLYSPFWIQQIQNPQWEPPSALCWFLAFATSVLFGVSLSHMLCIALQRYLKICTNSTSLNSTHALVIMLLLTWLVPIVSFLPVHIGEEVKVEPKMKFCSMGNSDKHWEKILPAIVNFITYIATLALYILIQNHVRKSKKRVQANAQGPLARLTVKYTRGEGGGTSGAGPSTKTETGKVAKPVRNLEGVVSVGEEMSSSSDDGQKSNDCTEPGKPKVTMILVATAPGKGKNKQGKRSESSDQIRNKSDEAQSMTLTVPTLSDQTGKTERQQHAVPFSSSQQGTSAAERQITKMMMILLAVYTLCCMPIILMVIFSSKIPAEAFTVAQLLGLLNGALNPIVYGVMNKNIRQGYKHIWDRVLNIIT from the exons atggcaactgccGGGGAGTATGTCGTCATTGTCATCAACGGAA TCAGCATCGTGGTGACTGTTGTCGGTGGCCTCCTCACCATACTGGTCATCTGGACACGTCCAGCCCTACGGAAACTGGTCAACGCGCCTCTGGCCAGTCTTAGCTGTGCAGATATCCTCTTCGCCACCTTGTATTCCCCCTTTTGGATCCAACAAATCCAAAACCCCCAATGGGAGCCCCCATCAGCACTATGCTGGTTTCTTGCTTTCGCCACTTCAGTGCTGTTTGGGGTATCGTTAAGTCACATGTTGTGTATCGCTCTCCAGCGTTACTTAAAGATCTGTACCAACAGTACAAGTCTGAATTCCACACATGCCCTCGTCATCATGCTCTTGCTCACATGGTTGGTCCCCATCGTTTCATTCTTGCCTGTTCATATCGGTGAAGAAGTAAAGGTGGAGCCGAAAATGAAGTTTTGTTCCATGGGAAATTCTGACAAACACTGGGAAAAAATTCTCCCAGCCATTGTCAACTTCATCACATATATTGCTACCCTGGCCTTATACATTCTCATCCAGAACCATGTGAGGAAGAGTAAGAAACGAGTCCAGGCTAACGCACAGGGCCCTTTGGCCCGTTTGACAGTGAAATACACacgaggggaggggggtggtactAGTGGTGCCGGCCCTTCCACCAAGACAGAAACCGGCAAGGTGGCAAAGCCTGTACGAAATCTGGAGGGTGTGGTGTCGGTGGGGGAGGAAATGTCCTCATCAAGTGATGACGGACAGAAAAGCAATGACTGCACAGAGCCAGGGAAACCCAAAGTCACCATGATCCTTGTTGCTACAGCGCCAggcaaaggtaaaaacaaaCAGGGCAAAAGATCCGAATCGAGTGATCAGATCCGCAATAAGTCAGATGAAGCCCAAAGCATGACCCTAACTGTCCCCACACTGTCAGATCAGACAGGCAAAACTGAACGACAGCAGCATGCTGTCCCTTTCAGCAGCTCACAACAAGGTACCAGTGCTGCTGAAAGGCAGATcaccaaaatgatgatgatactgtTGGCTGTCTACACTCTATGCTGTATGCCCATTATCCTAATGGTGATTTTCTCGAGTAAAATTCCAGCCGAAGCCTTCACTGTGGCTCAGCTGCTAGGATTATTGAATGGTGCCCTGAACCCGATCGTATACGGCGTCATGAACAAAAACATTCGCCAGGGGTACAAGCATATCTGGGACAGGGTCCTCAACATTATAACGTGA
- the LOC118408247 gene encoding G-protein coupled receptor 84-like, with product MATAGEYVVIVINGISIVVTVVGGLLTILVIWTRPALRKLVNAPLASLSCADILYATLFSPFWIQQILNPQWEPPPALCWFLGYSIVVLGGVSVTHMLCIALQRYFKICTNSTLLNSTHALVIMLLLTWLVPMVSFLPLYVVEEPKVDPKLKRCSLGRSDKLWAKIPPAILVYVVPYIAALAFYTLIQNHVRKSKKRVQANAHGPSARLAVVTKPVGNLEGVVWVWDEMSTSSDDGQKSSNCTDPSKQKSTMILVAPAPGTGQNDQGKKSPLSDEEQKGNCRIEQDKVQNMTLTAATVSDQTGKTERQQHAVPFSSSQNCNSAAERQITKMMMMLFAVYTLCFMPLTLMVFFSSKVPAEAFTVGQLLAALNGALNPIVYGVMNKNIRQGYKNIWDRVLNFIM from the exons atggcaactgccGGGGAGTATGTCGTCATTGTCATCAACGGAA TCAGCATCGTGGTGACTGTTGTCGGTGGCCTCCTCACCATACTGGTCATCTGGACACGTCCAGCCCTACGGAAACTGGTCAACGCGCCTCTGGCCAGTCTTAGTTGTGCAGATATCCTCTACGCCACGTTGTTTTCCCCCTTTTGGATCCAGCAGATCCTAAACCCCCAATGGGAGCCCCCACCAGCACTGTGCTGGTTTCTAGGCTATTCCATTGTCGTGCTAGGGGGGGTGTCGGTAACCCACATGTTGTGTATCGCTCTTCAGCGTTACTTCAAGATCTGTACCAACAGTACACTTCTCAATTCCACACATGCCCTCGTCATCATGCTCTTGCTCACATGGTTGGTCCCCATGGTTTCATTCTTGCCCCTTTACGTCGTTGAAGAACCCAAAGTCGATCCAAAGCTGAAACGGTGTTCGTTGGGAAGATCTGACAAACTCTGGGCAAAGATTCCTCCCGCCATTTTAGTCTACGTCGTCCCATACATTGCTGCCCTGGCCTTTTACACCCTCATCCAGAACCATGTGAGGAAGAGTAAGAAACGAGTCCAGGCTAACGCACACGGTCCCTCCGCCCGTTTGGCAGTG GTGACAAAGCCTGTAGGAAATCTAGAGGGTGTGGTGTGGGTGTGGGACGAAATGTCCACATCAAGTGATGACGGACAGAAAAGCAGTAACTGCACAGATCCAAGTAAACAAAAGAGCACCATGATCTTAGTCGCTCCAGCACCAGGCACTGGTCAAAACGACCAAGGCAAAAAATCTCCCTTAAGTGATGAGGAACAGAAGGGCAATTGCCGCATAGAGCAGGATAAAGTCCAAAACATGACCCTAACTGCCGCCACTGTGTCAGATCAGACAGGCAAAACTGAACGACAGCAGCACGCTGTCCCTTTCAGCAGCTCACAAAACTGCAACAGTGCTGCCGAAAGGCAGATcaccaaaatgatgatgatgctgtttGCTGTCTACACTCTGTGCTTTATGCCCTTGACCCTGATGGTGTTTTTTTCGAGTAAAGTTCCAGCCGAAGCCTTTACTGTTGGCCAGCTGTTGGCCGCATTGAATGGTGCCCTGAACCCGATCGTATACGGCGTCATGAACAAAAACATTCGCCAGGGGTACAAGAATATCTGGGACAGGGTCCTCAACTTCATAATGTGA
- the LOC118408246 gene encoding G-protein coupled receptor 84-like: MATAGEYVVIVINGISIVVTVVGGLLTILVIWTRPALRKLVNAPLASLSCADILYATLFSPFWIQQILNPQWEPPPALCWFLGYSIVVLGGVSVTHMLCIALQRYFKICTNSTRLNSTRALVIMLLLTWLVPMVSFLPLYVVEEPKVDPKLKRCSLGRSDKLWAKIPPAILVYVLPYIAALAFYTLIQNHVRKSKKRVQANAHGPSARLAVVLRGASRGAGPSTIKETIQVTKPVGNLEGVVWVGDEMSTSSDDGQKSSNCTDPSKQKSTMILVAPAPGTGQNDQGKKSPLSDEEQKGNCRIEQDKVQNMTLTAATVSDQTGKTERQQHAVPFSSSQNCNSAAERQITKMMMMLFAVYTLCFMPLTLMVFFSSKVPAEAFTVGQLLAALNGALNPIVYGVMNKNIRQGYKNIWDRVLNFIM, from the exons atggcaactgccGGGGAGTATGTCGTCATTGTCATCAACGGAA TCAGCATCGTGGTGACTGTTGTCGGTGGCCTCCTCACCATACTGGTCATCTGGACACGTCCAGCCCTACGGAAACTGGTCAACGCGCCTCTGGCCAGTCTTAGTTGTGCAGATATCCTCTACGCCACGTTGTTTTCGCCCTTTTGGATCCAGCAGATCCTAAACCCCCAATGGGAGCCCCCACCAGCACTGTGCTGGTTTCTAGGCTATTCCATTGTCGTGCTAGGGGGGGTGTCGGTAACCCACATGTTGTGTATTGCTCTTCAGCGTTACTTCAAGATCTGTACCAACAGTACACGTCTCAATTCCACACGTGCCCTCGTCATCATGCTCTTGCTCACATGGTTGGTCCCCATGGTTTCATTCTTGCCACTTTACGTCGTTGAAGAACCCAAAGTCGATCCAAAGCTGAAACGGTGTTCGTTGGGAAGATCTGACAAACTCTGGGCAAAGATTCCCCCAGCCATTTTAGTCTACGTCCTCCCATACATTGCTGCCCTGGCCTTTTACACCCTCATCCAGAACCATGTGAGGAAGAGTAAGAAACGAGTCCAGGCTAACGCACACGGTCCCTCAGCCCGTTTGGCAGTGGTACTACGGGGGGCCAGTAGAGGTGCAGGGCCTTCAACCATCAAAGAAACCATCCAGGTGACAAAGCCTGTAGGAAATCTAGAGGGTGTGGTGTGGGTGGGGGACGAAATGTCCACATCAAGTGATGACGGACAGAAAAGCAGTAACTGCACAGATCCAAGTAAACAAAAGAGCACCATGATCTTAGTCGCTCCAGCACCAGGCACTGGTCAAAACGACCAAGGCAAAAAATCTCCCTTAAGTGATGAGGAACAGAAGGGCAATTGCCGCATAGAGCAGGATAAAGTCCAAAACATGACCCTAACTGCCGCCACAGTGTCAGATCAGACAGGCAAAACTGAACGACAGCAGCACGCTGTCCCTTTCAGCAGCTCACAAAACTGTAACAGTGCTGCCGAAAGGCAGATcaccaaaatgatgatgatgctgtttGCTGTCTACACTCTGTGCTTTATGCCCTTGACCCTGATGGTGTTTTTTTCGAGTAAAGTTCCAGCCGAAGCCTTTACTGTTGGCCAGCTGTTGGCCGCATTGAATGGTGCCCTGAACCCGATCGTATACGGCGTCATGAACAAAAACATTCGCCAGGGGTACAAGAATATCTGGGACAGGGTCCTCAACTTCATAATGTGA